The genomic segment GTTCGGTATGCTGACTGCCAAACACCTGGTGGAAAGCACTGAAGATATTGCCGTCACCTTCCTGCCCTCCGTTGCCGAAATCCTCAACGGTGACCGTGACCTGTATCAGGCCCTGGTTGCCCAGATGATGGTGGTCGACCAGACCCTGAACGGAGAAGATACAACTGACGCCGTCGCCGATTTTGAGGAGAACGTCGAACAGGCCCGCCGACGTTATACTGACAGTGTGGCGCGGCTCCGGGGCACGGGGATCAGCTCGGTGACCGGGGGCTTTGACCAGGCCTTTGACCAATGGGAACGCTCCGCGCGCCAGGTTCTGGCACTGGCAGAGCGGGGGGGCGGAGCACGGGCCAGAAACCTTGCTGCCACAGAAACCATCGGGCTATTCCAACAACTCCGAGCCTTCTACGACCGGGCCGAGGGCCATGCAGAGGAACGGGCCCAGAGTCGCTATGCCGAAGCCCGCGCCGAAGGCACTTCCAGCACCGTAACCATTACCGTTATCACGGTCGCGGCCATCGTTATCAGTATTGCCCTGTTCCTGATTTTCCTGAGACTGATCATCCGATCCATTCAGGCCCTGCGCAGCCAGCTCGATAACATTGCCCAGGGTGAAGGCGACCTGACCCAACGAATACCGGTGGCCGTGGAGGACGATCTGGGGCAACTGGCCAGGAGTTTCAATCAGGTACTGGAGAACCTTCAGGGCATGATCGGCTCAATACAGACCCTGAGCCGGGATCTGGGCCAAGGCGCCACTGAACTGGCGTCTGCTGCGAGGGACAACAACGAGGGCGTTACCCGCCAGACCGATTCGATTTCCATGGTGGCAACGGCCATCAATGAGATGCAAAGCGCGATCGAAGAAGTTGCCGGGAATGCCTCAAGGGCGGCCGAGATCACCCGGGAAGCAGACCTCAAGGGGCAGAACAGTGCCGAAATCATCCGGAATTCATCCAGGCAGGTGCACCGGTTGGCGGCCCAGATATCCAAGGCGGTTGGTGTGATCCGTAAGCTGTCTGATGACTCTGACAACATTACCTCGGTTCTGGACGTGATTCGCGGTATCGCCGAACAAACCAACCTGCTGGCCCTCAACGCCGCCATTGAAGCCGCAAGAGCCGGTGAACAAGGCCGGGGCTTTGCAGTTGTGGCGGATGAGGTGCGAACGCTCGCCCAACGTACCCAACAGTCCACCGAGGACATTCAGACCATGATCACAGCTCTGCAGACTGGCGTTTCGGATGTGGTCAGTGTGATGGAAACCGGCAGTAAAGAGGCGGCGGAGACAGAGAAACTGGCCACCGAGGCCGAGCAGGAACTGCAAGCCATTCTGGAGGCCATCTCAAATATCACCGATGTAAACACCAGCGTGGCGTCGGCCACCGAGGAACAAACCCAGGTTGTTGACGAAATCAATCGCAGCATTACCGACATTAACGACCTGGCCGCGGCCAGCGCTGAGCGCTCTCGTGCCATCGATGGGATTAGCAAGTCCCTTGCGGGATATGCTTCAGAACTGGAGCAACAGACAGGCAGGTTCCGGGTTTAACCCCGGAACCTGAGGCAGAGGTTTCAATCAGGATTACTGACGAATGCCTTCGATGGAGATCTTGATTTCAACGGTTTCGGAGGCTTCACCCAGATCCATCGGAATACCGAAATCCTTCAGACGAAATTCAGTCTCGGCCTCAAAGCCCATACGGTAGCCGCCCCAGGGATCTTCACCGTGGCCCAGCATTTCGGCTTCCAGAGTGATCTCACGGGTCACGCCGCGCAGGGTGAAGTCGCCGATGATATCAGCTTCGCCGTCGCCATCTACCTCAATCCGCTTACTGGTAAAGGTCGCCTCCGGGAACTCGCTGACATACAGGAAGTCTTCGCTTCGCAGGTGCTTGTCGCGCTCGGCGTGGTTGGAGTCCACACTGGCGGTGTCGATTGTAACGGTGACCGTGCTGTTCTCCGGGTTCTCGGCGTCGTAGACAAATTCGCCGTCGA from the Marinobacter sp. LQ44 genome contains:
- a CDS encoding methyl-accepting chemotaxis protein; translated protein: MNVLNNLGLRTKIALPFFITSLALVVAGGFGMLTAKHLVESTEDIAVTFLPSVAEILNGDRDLYQALVAQMMVVDQTLNGEDTTDAVADFEENVEQARRRYTDSVARLRGTGISSVTGGFDQAFDQWERSARQVLALAERGGGARARNLAATETIGLFQQLRAFYDRAEGHAEERAQSRYAEARAEGTSSTVTITVITVAAIVISIALFLIFLRLIIRSIQALRSQLDNIAQGEGDLTQRIPVAVEDDLGQLARSFNQVLENLQGMIGSIQTLSRDLGQGATELASAARDNNEGVTRQTDSISMVATAINEMQSAIEEVAGNASRAAEITREADLKGQNSAEIIRNSSRQVHRLAAQISKAVGVIRKLSDDSDNITSVLDVIRGIAEQTNLLALNAAIEAARAGEQGRGFAVVADEVRTLAQRTQQSTEDIQTMITALQTGVSDVVSVMETGSKEAAETEKLATEAEQELQAILEAISNITDVNTSVASATEEQTQVVDEINRSITDINDLAAASAERSRAIDGISKSLAGYASELEQQTGRFRV
- a CDS encoding YceI family protein, which translates into the protein MKKLLLASAVSVALIGTANASEHSGTYAFDKEGAHQFITFKISHLGYSWLYGRFNDFDGEFVYDAENPENSTVTVTIDTASVDSNHAERDKHLRSEDFLYVSEFPEATFTSKRIEVDGDGEADIIGDFTLRGVTREITLEAEMLGHGEDPWGGYRMGFEAETEFRLKDFGIPMDLGEASETVEIKISIEGIRQ